In Clostridium sp. SY8519, one genomic interval encodes:
- a CDS encoding enoyl-CoA hydratase/isomerase family protein translates to MAKPLADYVKLPEFDEYKEWFRDFADLKREDGIVQVTWKTNDGPMHHSGMSHRACSQLTRVLSLDYKNEIIIFTHIGDNWMIESDANGWETYSKLPRERFQHQYFDDTNLIKNMVFDLDVPTIGAIPGPGFHWDSAMLCDVTICTEDTKMEVPHAQGGLVPGDGMGLMAQHYFGTKRGNYYMMTTRQFTAQDMLDYGMVSEVVKKGQAVERAWEIARMWKTMPYENRTIMSNLAKRPLKKLFVEDLKLHTVSEQYGSMLRVAAGDLGDENSSQQDEKYISRVNDYRYATKDMEQPMTKELWRGMPKRAGEWWEKVQRGEIKNPYEFEHSNEPDWYKF, encoded by the coding sequence ATGGCGAAGCCTTTAGCTGACTACGTGAAACTGCCTGAATTTGATGAATACAAAGAGTGGTTCAGGGATTTCGCGGATCTGAAGCGGGAAGACGGTATCGTTCAGGTGACATGGAAAACCAATGACGGACCGATGCACCACAGTGGCATGTCCCATCGTGCCTGCAGCCAGCTGACCAGAGTACTTTCCCTGGATTACAAAAACGAGATCATCATTTTCACACATATCGGTGACAACTGGATGATCGAATCGGATGCCAACGGATGGGAGACTTATTCCAAGCTTCCGAGAGAGCGTTTCCAGCATCAGTACTTTGATGATACCAACCTGATCAAAAACATGGTGTTTGACCTGGATGTACCCACCATCGGCGCGATTCCGGGACCCGGATTCCACTGGGATTCCGCAATGCTGTGCGATGTGACCATCTGCACAGAAGACACCAAGATGGAAGTGCCCCACGCACAGGGCGGACTGGTACCGGGAGACGGCATGGGCCTGATGGCACAGCACTATTTCGGAACCAAACGGGGCAACTACTACATGATGACCACCCGCCAGTTTACCGCGCAGGATATGCTGGATTACGGAATGGTCAGCGAAGTGGTGAAGAAAGGGCAGGCAGTGGAGCGGGCCTGGGAAATCGCCCGGATGTGGAAGACCATGCCGTATGAAAACCGTACCATCATGTCCAACCTGGCGAAACGTCCGCTGAAGAAACTCTTCGTGGAAGACCTGAAGCTCCACACCGTCAGCGAACAGTATGGCTCCATGCTCCGCGTGGCAGCCGGAGATCTGGGAGATGAAAATTCCAGCCAGCAGGATGAGAAATATATCAGCCGTGTGAATGATTATCGCTATGCCACCAAAGATATGGAACAGCCGATGACAAAAGAACTGTGGCGCGGCATGCCGAAACGGGCCGGCGAATGGTGGGAGAAAGTTCAGCGGGGAGAGATCAAAAACCCCTATGAATTTGAACACAGCAACGAACCGGACTGGTACAAATTCTAA
- a CDS encoding SDR family oxidoreductase has protein sequence MPKVYDGDLTKMFDIAGKKAVIFGGAGGFGKAIAEGYAANGADVIIMSRREEALKKAVEEIKAKAADGVKVTYYACDAGVEEEVIAARDYAVSEEGIGGCDILVNAQGINKKMFSWEIDTEFWKAMLNTNITSLMYTNRYFGNWMKEHNTEDGKVYDEKDFEHGKETPADGYGKIINFGSVRGIRVVANGGMGNVAYNTTKGAVEMLTKAFAVDLRPNIQVNAIGPTITYTPMMVGLLPPDEKVRNGIAASLPAERIGYEIDVVGPALFLGSSASDMVTATTIYPDGGLVATS, from the coding sequence ATGCCAAAAGTATATGATGGTGATTTAACAAAAATGTTTGATATTGCCGGCAAAAAAGCGGTAATCTTCGGCGGCGCCGGCGGATTCGGCAAAGCAATCGCAGAAGGCTACGCTGCAAACGGCGCAGACGTAATCATTATGTCCCGTCGGGAAGAAGCGTTAAAGAAAGCAGTAGAGGAAATCAAAGCCAAAGCTGCGGACGGCGTAAAAGTAACCTATTACGCATGCGACGCAGGTGTGGAAGAAGAAGTTATCGCTGCCCGTGACTATGCAGTCAGCGAAGAAGGAATCGGCGGATGCGACATTCTGGTAAACGCGCAGGGAATCAACAAGAAGATGTTCTCCTGGGAGATTGATACCGAGTTCTGGAAAGCAATGCTGAATACAAACATCACATCTTTAATGTACACCAACCGTTACTTCGGCAACTGGATGAAAGAACACAATACAGAAGACGGCAAAGTCTATGACGAGAAAGATTTCGAGCACGGCAAGGAAACACCGGCAGATGGTTATGGAAAGATCATCAACTTCGGTTCTGTCCGCGGAATCCGTGTGGTAGCCAACGGCGGTATGGGAAATGTAGCTTACAATACCACCAAAGGCGCGGTTGAAATGCTGACAAAGGCATTTGCGGTAGACCTTCGTCCGAACATCCAGGTTAACGCGATTGGACCGACAATCACATATACCCCTATGATGGTAGGCCTTCTGCCTCCGGATGAAAAGGTACGTAACGGTATTGCTGCATCTCTTCCGGCAGAGCGTATCGGTTACGAAATCGATGTAGTCGGACCGGCACTGTTCCTGGGATCATCAGCATCCGATATGGTAACTGCAACCACCATCTACCCGGATGGCGGCCTGGTAGCTACATCATGA
- a CDS encoding enoyl-CoA hydratase/isomerase family protein encodes MANKPLADYVKLPELEEYKEWFKDFADLYREDGILQVTWKTNDHQMCHSGMSHRACSQLTRVISLDYKNEIIIFTHLGDSWMTESDPNGWETYSELPKERFQHQYFDDTNLIKNMVFDLDVPTIGAIPGPGFHWDSAMLCDVTLASEDTWMEVPHAHGGLVPGDGMGLMAQHFFGTKRGNYYTMTARQWTAQQMLDWGMVSEVVPKGTVLDRAWEIARMWKTMPYENRTIMSNLAKRPLKKLFVEDLKLHTVSEQYGSLLRVAAGEMGDTNAGQQDEKYISQTNDWRYQNDWMQQPPTRESWAGFRTKPFEWFKDVEAGKAENPFELKTIKPYRPKPADK; translated from the coding sequence ATGGCAAACAAACCTTTAGCAGATTATGTGAAGCTTCCGGAACTGGAAGAGTACAAAGAGTGGTTCAAGGATTTCGCGGACCTTTACAGGGAAGACGGAATCCTTCAGGTAACATGGAAGACCAATGACCATCAGATGTGCCACAGCGGCATGTCCCACCGTGCCTGCAGCCAGCTGACCAGAGTGATTTCTCTGGATTACAAAAATGAGATCATCATTTTCACCCATCTGGGCGACAGCTGGATGACAGAATCGGACCCCAACGGATGGGAGACCTACTCCGAACTTCCGAAAGAGCGTTTCCAGCATCAGTACTTTGATGACACCAACCTGATCAAAAACATGGTATTCGACCTGGATGTACCCACCATCGGCGCGATTCCGGGACCCGGATTCCACTGGGATTCCGCAATGCTGTGCGATGTGACACTGGCAAGCGAAGATACCTGGATGGAAGTTCCCCACGCACACGGCGGACTGGTACCCGGCGACGGCATGGGCCTGATGGCACAGCATTTCTTCGGAACCAAGCGCGGCAATTACTACACAATGACCGCACGTCAGTGGACCGCTCAGCAGATGCTTGACTGGGGTATGGTCAGCGAAGTCGTTCCGAAGGGAACTGTACTGGACCGTGCCTGGGAAATCGCCCGGATGTGGAAGACCATGCCGTACGAGAACCGTACCATCATGTCCAACCTGGCAAAACGCCCGCTGAAGAAACTCTTCGTAGAAGATCTGAAACTGCATACTGTAAGTGAGCAGTACGGTTCTCTTCTGCGTGTGGCTGCAGGCGAGATGGGTGATACCAACGCCGGCCAGCAGGATGAGAAGTACATCAGCCAGACAAATGATTGGAGATATCAGAACGACTGGATGCAGCAGCCTCCGACACGGGAAAGCTGGGCCGGATTCCGTACCAAACCGTTTGAGTGGTTCAAGGACGTAGAAGCCGGAAAAGCAGAAAACCCGTTTGAATTAAAGACGATCAAACCGTATCGTCCGAAACCGGCAGATAAATAA